cagcgACAGGCACTCTTGCGGCGAGATTGATGCCTTGAGACGACAAGATCAAAATATCAGACTTGATGTTCTCATTAGATGGCTCtcaaaaggattttttttctaagGGGGTGGGGTTGATTGAGATTAATTTTAGTCAGTGTAAGTATCATAGGTTTATGAATGTGAATAAAACAAGTATGTGATTTCTGTAATCTGTTTGCATTTCATGTCAGaatgtgacatactgtatgttcagtgtCATATACAACTTACAGCACTTGATCATTTGCTCTTGTTTGGGGAAACATGTCTGAAGTCTCTAtttgtaatgctttccctagtGTTTAAAATCCtctgaatgtaaaaaaacatctgtatgTGATCATGTTGTGTACATAAACATAACACAGACAccgatttgtgtgtgttgtgcgtACTATGTTTGCACATGCAGTGCGTCAACCTTCCTCACAGAGTCTATTTTCATACTCTGCCTTTTGAGTCATCCATTTCTGGAGCACAACGAATGAGGACTCCCGGAGGACATGGTGTGCGTACAGAGTGGCGTGGTGGTGCTCCGAGGGCCACGCAATTAAGATGACGGGCGGACCGCACTCCCACCATCGCCTCCCAGACACTTGGGCAACCACTGTGCTCAGGCTTTTTGAGTCGCTCTTTTAGCCTCTCTCTGGCTCCATCtctttctacttttattttggtGCCAAATAAAGCACTTAACATTTCTCACAACTGGATCAACTGCACTATACTAACAACAGTGAgcaaaactttttatttaagcAAACTAAATAATTTTCTCTATCTTATTGTGTTGCACAGACGGAGAGCCCCTGGAATGGCAAAGCAAGAGGGGGCTCCAGCCAACAGAACCGCCCGGTGAGGCGGCCTTGCACTGAGCTGCTGAAATACCTAACGGCCACCGATGATATCCTGCTCCACACCAAAGCCAGTGAAGCCAAGAGCACCTGGGGGGGTGCCAGTAGCAGGGACAAGAGTGGCCTGGGTCTTGGCGcctcttcctcgtcctcttcgCCGTCTTCGTTATCCACCTCCTcgttctcctccctctcctccacctcttcgTCCTCTTCCACCACCTCCAAGAAGAAGTCAGCTGTACCatctcaacagcagcagcagcagcagcagcagccgcagcaTCACCAGCGAGGTGAGAGCCGGGCTGCAGGCGAGTGTAGTGTGGCTGGTGTTGGGGCTGGGAAGTGGCAGCGTTGCAGTCACGATGACGGGGTTGAGGAGTCGGAGGGTGCTTCTATCCCTGTTGGCCACAGAACCTCCACCTGCGGCCATGCCCGCCCCAAACTGGAGCACGGGCCGCCCAGTGAAGAAGGAAGGCCGCCAGGCGATGTGGGCCGCCTGGCCGCCGCTAGGTTTATTAGGTATATGCATTCTTATTCCCTCCCTCCCCGAGAGGTGAGTCACAGCTGTGAGCATTGCCGAGAGGCTGCGGGCGCCACTCAGGCTAGTGAGGGCTTTGGCAGGCATGGCCGTAGTAACAGTAGTGGTGCCGGCCGTGCACCACATAGGCACATCACAGTGACTATTaggaaaagagatgaaaagCCGGGGCACCCCTTACTTAGCCAGCTGCTCACCTCCAAACAGAGGCCTGTTCAGTATGGAGCCCCCTTACTTCCACCTAAGATCACCCCTTTACCCAGCACTCTGAGCAAATCAGCAGGTAAGAGGTCTGAGAGCCCAGCCCAGGCCGTTTcaaaggtggaggaggaagaggtgggagGGACCACTGATTGTAGAAACCGGGCAGTAAGTCAGGTAGAAGAGCCTGACTCAGGGTCCCTGTTGTCACCTCTCGCCTTCGACCTAGAGAGCTGGGTTAGCCAGCCAGACTCAGGGCTAGACATGGGCTTTGGACTAGAGCTGGGGTGGCTAAACCATGGGGAGGATGTTgaccatgatgatgatggtgttgatgatgatgatgatgatgaccatGTCACGGGCAGCCCCGCAGCGGTGCTCTCACATGGCCCACCAAGCCCACTCTTCCCAGATACTAGAATTGCAGAGCCCGCCCCTCCCTGCATCATACAAGGGCAAGGGCACCCACACAGGCAGGCACTCAGCGAGCACCCCGACGACCAGGGCCACCCGTTGTTAGGTAATCATGACTGCATCCCCCCCACTGGTCTtatctctgctctctcttctccctctcctgctctaaCCACTTCCCAGTTTGACTTCACAACTAACTCCTATTCTAATACGAATCTAACAGTCATTCTGAGGGCATAAACAACAATGACGACAAACAGCCTGCTAGCCAATGCTTTTTGCTAGTCCCAGAGGcattcttttaaatttaaatagagtgaaaaaaaaaaaggagggggtGGGAAAAGGGGCGAGCCTTGTCTTGCCACTGTACGTCTTGTATTCATAAAGTCAACCCTTGAACCATCTTTGGCTGATTGAGCTGAGTGTGCTGAATATGTACATTTAGACTCAGAGCTCGGGTGCTGCTCTTTAGCGTCGTGCTACTAAAGCCACGTTCCCTTAGCTGGAGCACAAGTCTGCCAGAGCCTCGGGCAACTGCACAAGCTTCCTTGactctcctttcttccttcttttttccccctcctctgcTGTTGGTGCATGCAATTATGACTTTATTGTCTAGGGAGGGGCTCACCCACTGTCATGTGTCTTGTTTGTGACATTGTCTCTCTATGTCTTTATTCCATTTCGATCTATTTGTTGTCTTGAACAGGGTATGTCTGTGTCTGGACACCTGTGAAATACGCACCATCACTTCATCCTGCCTCACAGAGTGACCAGTCTATCCTAAGAATAAATAGTTAAAACGGGGTCAATCTAAAAAGATATGCTTTGTACAATAGTATCCATAGAAATACTTTATAATGGGTGTTTTTGTAGTAATAATTGCATTTAATGAACCAATTTGAGATTAATTGTTGCAGAATGTGGACCTGTTCTCTTCTGCCATGAGTGTTATACGTAGATCAATAATTACCCATGCTCCTTTGTGTTCTGCAGCCAAACCAACCATCTTGCCACTTCCTTTGACCCCAGAGTCTCCAAAGTAAGTGTGAGAAGTTTTTCCACATTATTCCAGGCAAAAAGCAGCAACAAACTACAGAAAAAAGCCAAAGCCAAAGAAAACTATATAGAGTAGAATCCAAGTTGAGGCATTTTTGTGACTCATTTCCATTTCTTAGATCACAAAAGCTTTTAAAGTCTTACTTTCATCTGAGAAGTAAAATGTTgcactttttttgtcttccagTGACCACAAGGGATCACCGTTTGAGAACAAAACCATTGAACGCACATTAAGTGTGGAGATTGCTGGAACCCCAGGTAAGAACACTTTTCTGATTATTTAAAGCACATGTAGTTATTATTAAAGCCAATGGAAATCCTCACCTCCCTGTTGTAGATAGTAATGGGTTAACTCTGGCTCCAACATCTTGATAATTCACAGTTCAGAGTTCAAGGTGAAGGCATAGGAGAATATTTTTATGTGCCTATTGATTAGGCTTTCCAATCTCTTCAGGGTTTATTAGCAAACCCCTCCCATCCTCAACCACCTCCCCTCCGCTGTTACTGAAGAGTTAATATGCTTTTTGTCTTCCTCTATCAGATCCTAATGCTCTCTGACTGACAGCTTACTTACCCTACACATCATAGGAAAACTGAAATGGCAGTGTTATTCTTTTAATTGGTTTTGCAGTATAATTCACTTTTGCCTGTTTGATCTGTGCCTTCCTTTCCTTAGGTCCCTAGACATACAGGCAATTAGATCAGCTGACTTGGGAGTCATTTTCCAATGTTGGAAAAAGACTTGTATGCAAAGGCTGCTGTTTTGTAAATGGATTCAGTGTGAGGAATTTTCAGGATCATTATTGACATCATCCTTTTCCGTTATTGAGTTATAATTAACTACAACAGAAGAAAGCTATAGACACAAGGTGATTGCAAGACAAAAATGAAGAGAATGTATGCAAAAGCTGCAATATTGAGGGtcatatctctctttctctctctgtgcaaaTGATGTCAGTAATTACCCCCTTTCTCCCCCCGATTAATCATCTAaggtcaataaaaacaaaatggttgCCCTTTAGCCTCTCACACTGTGTGATGTTGCACTGGCCCCTTCGGGTATTCATTTACCAGCAGGGGAAATGGTCCTAATACATACCTCATGTCTGCCCCTTGCACCTTCTACTTAGCTCTTGTGGGGGTTGGAAATTTGTTGCACATCAGACCCCAAGAGGTCTTCCTGTGTCACTCTGACCTTGGTCGAAGTGCTGTTTAACCCTTTTGTGTAGATAAGCTTTTGGGGTCAAAGGTGATGCCTGCTGAGACCTAAAGAAGGGAAAGAGCAGGGCTGCTTAAGCTCTGGGGCAATCAAGCACAGTTAATATTTCTTCCAATTTTACTGCACGTGGGTGAGTCTATTGACCTGTGGCCAAATCTTGGCGTCCGTTCTGTTCCACCGCATCCATTTTACAAGGACGGTCAAATAAAGCCCTTCACCTGACTTCACCATTCAATTTAGGATTGAATATTAGCAGGAAAGTCATTAGTCCAGAAAGCTCCAGGTTACTGAGCCACTTTCCTACTTAGGGATTAGCTTTTGAGTCTCGTGCTGTATGAGACAGATGGATATAGATCCCAGTAAGTGGAGGTGATAGCTTTTAGGTCCGGAGTTACATGTCCTTTGCCAATTTAGAGTAACATTCCACTACAATAGAGATTATGGTGGTGTTACTGATAACCAGATGGAAGTTAGCCAGGTGGGCGGTTCCACCCTCCACCTTAAAGGCAGGTCGACAATTCACTGATGGAACTTTCCACGAATTGCTGCCAGTAACATATTATTTTATGCCTTTGCTATaagttgtagtagtagtggttACTGTTTCATAGAAAGATAATTTTAATTATCAGTTGACCTGTACACCTTGTACTGAGCCaaatgatgtttatttttaaatagcaaCTTTTCGACTGTTGGCTACATGTTATCTTGACACTTTTCAGAGAGGTACAGTAAAGACTACAACAGGCAGTGAGGCACCCTGGGATCTGACTGTTCTGGCCTAATCTCTGCCAAGCTAATAGATTTACCCTGTGCTGCCATGTTGTCTTTAATTACTGTATCTCATGACACTGGGGTGGTCTGTGTGTTGCTATTTGCATGGCTTACCGCCGGATCAACTCTTTAAGCACAGAGTTGTTATTCGCTCTGTGGACTCCTCGCAATTTACagctggaggagaaaaaagattATAAaaccttcctctttctttctgtcttgctCACTTGTTCAATCGTTTTCTCTCCGGTGGCTACATGAttggtgtttgtgtctgtggatCATCCATCACTAGCAAGTTTGACTGAGAGGCACATATTTATCtaattctgatttattttaccCCCATCGCAAATGGCCCCTAGTTTATGACCCCACAGGTTGGACAGATGGCGCTTTGTTGGTGAAACAGAAGTTCCTCAGGCATTGTGTAGCACCCcattctctcttctccttttcatAGCTCATTTCATTGGCAAAATgcatatatacgtatatgtcTATACTGCATCACTATCAGAActgagagaaggaagagagagaggggagaaaatgGGGGGGGGGCCTTGCAGTCCTACTTACAGACACATCCAGATAATAAGTAGGATGATAAGCCGTTGGATCAGGCATTCCAAACACAGCAAGTGGTTTCAGAAACttgcatatttatatatcatGCTCCCGCACTCTCTTTGCCAAGCTGTCTTCCCCGTGCATACTCCAACACTGGATTTGATACTAATAGCTGTCATTTGGTGCAATTCACCAGCAAGGGAAGAATGATGTGCATTATAAGAAAGGCAAAGAAGAGGGGAGAGCGTAGGTGTTTCAAAGTGCCTGAGTTTGACTCCAGTGAGAGACtgttagtgagtgtgtgtgtgtgtgtgtgtgtgtgtgtgtgtgtgtgtgtgtgtgtgtgtgtgtgtgtgtgggcacatTTGTTCTGTGCAAGACAGAAACAGGATAGGATGCCTAGAGACGGAAAGGGAGAAATAGAGATTGAGCCACGGAAGATGGCAGACAGGAAGAGGGGAAAAGGGAGAATACAAGGctaaaggagaggaggaaagagagaatgagagtaATGGTGGCGGctgtttgtgtgagtgcattAACAATGCTATAAAGTGGGCTCATCTCAGGACTTCCCATATAACTGCCATCTGTCTGGTTGTAAATCTGTAGGAGGCGGGGAAAAGATAGGGGGGGCACAAGCAGTAGGGATATGCCATCTGAGAAGAATGACAACCCATTCGCCAGTACTTCATGTGCTTCCATGACATAGCAGACATCTCACCATGGCAACATCACCAGGCATGCTAAAGTGTACATTAAGAATAGTGACATATCTTCCGATATTATTTCAAAGAAAAGGGAGATGATGCTGGATAATCTTGAAACATGCATGCCGACATGTCAGTGATTGTTCTTTCAGACCGATAAAAAAGGTCTTTGGTTTTATTCAGATGAATTGGCAGCTGTCCAGTGCAGACATTTATGTTAGGCAGGCAGAGATATGATACATGCATTACGTTTGTCCTCTACAGGGTGTTATGTTATTTGTTTCATGAAAAGGGACCTTTCCAAGGTCATAGAGGAAGGGGATGGCAAGTCATCCATATTACAGCACTGCCATATTAAGTTACACCAAGCATTACATTAATCTGTCAAGATTGCAATAAAATAGAGATCAGGATTAGGCCAAGTGAAAGTGAATATTTTAATCAGTCATGTATCTGTGTCCACTGTCCATAAACCGACCTGGGACTTGATGAGTGAGGGGAGAAGGGAGAGGGGGATATTAGGGGAGGTTTGCATTATgattccattttcattttatttcccccacccctccaccaacctctgtcttttcctccctctgcagGTCTGACACCACCTACCACGCCCCCACACAAAGCCAGTCAAGAGAATCCTTTCAAAGCATCGCTCAAAACCAAGTTGTCTTCATGTTCCTCCTCAGCCTTGGCATGCAAAAGAGCCAGGCTGAGCGAGTTGGGCCCCGGCGCTCTGGCCCCGGCCCCAGGTGCCTCAGGCGGGGGCCCCACCAGGAAGGGTCCGGAACAGACTGAGCTTTATGCCCAGCTGAGCAAAGCGTCCACCGCCCTCCCTTACTCCGTCACCCAACACACAATGGGGGGTGGCCTTGAGGAGCATCGCAGCACTAGCAACAATAAGCGGGTGGCGCCCCGTGGCTACTGTGACCATGACTATTGCCAGGCGTCAGCTAGCACTAAGAAGGACGGCAGCACAGCCACTGTTACCATGACTACAGCAGCGGAAATGATGGTCACCTCAGGTGCCACTGCTGCTCCCATGCCTATTGCAGGCAAAGTGGAGGACAGGCATGTCGAATGTAAGGACTCAGCCATGCCACCgtcctcttcatcatcttcatcttcttaTTCTCCATCATCAGCTTCATCTGGTCCTTTGGCTAAGCAGCAGAATTTTGCCTCTGTGGATGGAGAAGCAGCCCGGGTCCAGGAGTTAGGGAAGCAGACCCTTACACAAACCACCCAGATCCCCTTACAAGAGGCCACTACTGACGGGGACCAACACCCTTCTGCCACCAGCCGGAAGCTCCTGTGCGACCAGGAAATCAGAGCAGAACTCAACAAGCATTTTGGCCACCCCTTACAAGCCCTTTGTAGCCAGGGTGGCCAGGAGAGAGAACCAGGCAGCAAATCAAATAAGGTTGCAGCCCCACAGTCCCTtgaggagggagaggatggCTACTACTCCCAGAGGTTGCCTGGCTCCAGCTACCTGCACCCAGGGTTCCTGCCCTTCCACGATGATCTAGAGCTGGGTGAGGGCCGTGAGAATCGCTTCCTCTGTCCATGGGAGGGCACCCCTCTGGACCTACTCTTTGACTGTCCcccctgctctccctcctgttcCCCACCATCCAGCTGCTCCCCTTCACGAGGCTCCGTCTCCCcaccttcctccctcctcctctcgcccAGCAGGCCTTTCTGCTGGACCAGCAGCGAGTCCCGCTCCCGTTCTCGTTCCCACTCTGGCTCCCGCATCTCCTCCTCGCACTACCGGAGGCGCTCCCTCTCCAGCTCACCTGACAGATGCCCCTCCTCCTGGTAAgtcatctcacacacacgcacacacaccttacaCTTTTTTTGGCTGAGTCTTGGCTGCTCCCCACCCATGCAGTTTAAACAGGTCTTGGAGCTGGCAGGGGATCTAGCTTAGGCCTTCAGGCCTGATCAGTCGTCAGAGCTGGTGGTCACACAGGATAGACCCTGGAGACTCTTGGCATGGGTTCTTAACCTCCTGCTAGTCCTTGCCTTGCCTGGACTAAATGCAGGATAGATTTAGCAAGTTTGACACAAAGAGATTTAACAGGTGAAAGAGAGGTGGAATGCATTTTAACCAAATTGCAATTGTTATAGTAACCAAATTTTGCCTATTTAGCCAGGTGGCACTTCAATTTCTCTGAACTgacaatggggaaaaaagatcAGTTGAAAGGTGCAATCTCcctaaaacaacacacaatgaACCAAAAAGAGAAACCCACAACATGAAACGTGCCAGAGGCACTGGACTATTGAACAGTATGAGTTTTAATCTCTAGGCAGGgagttttatttgagtgtcttCCTTACACTCACCCCCCTCCTCACTCGCTCCCTTGCATGctcctgttttttgtttgatgcCGGGGCTATTGTTTTAAGCGGCAGCTGTTGTTTTTACTGAGTGGCAAACCCTCTTCTTTTACATCCCCAGAGATGAAAGCCAAATACAGGCTGTGGGAATGCAGTCTCTAAACCCCTCTCAAAAGAGACTCCTATCATCATAGCTCTGTGTGagaactacatttcccatgttTCCCTTTGATCAGAGCTGAGGGGTTTTCTGTTGGGTTTTTTGGTAGAAGAACAGAGGCAAGCCATAGTTACTGAGAAGGATGTGAGTAAATTCAGTTTGTCAGGAGTAGTTCATTCAGTGCTTCACAGTGTAGGACTCCACTGCAGTGACTCAGTTTGTTTGCCTGATTActtaaaggtcagtttactcCACAGAGCCAAGGTAATCACTTTATTCTGTTTAAGCCCTTGTTCTTTGCTCTACACCAACTTGCTCACAAATTATACAGTAATAGTCTCAAGGCAGTCGATCAGAATCTGACACTGACAAGCTTTCTGAAAATACTGGGTAGGGATTGGAGTTTTGAAAGCGACAGCGCAAGAAGCTTGTTATATTTTCATGCAAGGAAAGATAAATAGAATTTCAGCAACACAATTCTCAAAATCCCTGTGCTCTGTTTCAAGTTTCACAGCATCAGATCCTCGATCTTTCCAAACTGGCACTCCTTTGCTTTACTGAATTTCCCTAACTTCTCTCCCTCCATAATTCAGGTCTTCCTTCTTCAGCAACACTTCAATAATTAAGCATCAGAAGCTTAAGGAATGCAGGGGTACAAGCTCTACAGTCAGGCCACTAGGGCCTACAGTATTGACCATTTCCTCATACAACATAGATAGCAGGTGCTTATGCTAGATCAGGTGTGTACAAAAGTTCTGtagaaaatcacacacacttttttggCCATGGGTTAGATTAGGACAAGGCTGGAATCAACCCGGTTTCAACCATCTAAATGGGTCTTGTGAATATCAAAGAAGTTAACTTGGTTCCCAAACCAAAGAACAAATAAACCAAGGCGTCAGAAGTTGGCAGGAGTCAACAGTATGtagtatgattttttttatgcatttttctaATGTATGAGATGAACAGCATTCCTAGGTGTtgctaaaaataatattttcatatttaatgttttctgttttttcccacAGGTCTCGTCACAACACAGATTCAAGCACTTTTCGTTCCAGGACTCACAAGAGCCCCCACCCTCAGTCTCGATCTCCTCTCAGCCGCAGGCCAAGgtgattattttaaattaattatttaaccTCCTATTATATGTCATTAACCTTTTGTTTAGTCAAATACTTCAGGTTAGGACAAATGGTTATTCTTAGCAACTGCCTGGTAAAAGACCTCATTCTGCtatgcaaggaagaatggctgaaataaaaaatctaGTAGTCACTATAGACAAATGCACTGAACGTAACTTTTCCCTGTCACCACTCAGAAAGAGTTTGATTTCTCTGTCATTCCCTTTTCACATCAAGACCGAAGCCTGTCCCATCCACACGGGGGCCCCGTGACAAACATTCAGGGCAAATATGTTTAATTGATCATGTTTTATTGGACTAGTGACAAAAAGAATCCCAAACCACATTCATACTTCACTCACGACTTGACACTCCCAGCTGTATAATGACGCTTATTCAACTTAGTGCCTCTGTAGTTTTCTATGAGCCACTGCAGAGGGGACCATTTGATATGCAGAGAAGTACTGGCACAGtgcagaaagggagagagggggagactGACACCATCTCAGCGCTCCGAGCTGATTTGGCACCCACGGGCCTAATGACACCCGACAAGCCCGAGAGTCGCTCATCAGTCGAAAACTTAACGGACACGTCTTGTGCTAGTCTGGGGTGGGGGAGAAAGTTGCACTTTCCTTCTTGATGAAGCCCTAACTAAGCAGAAAGTAATGACATGTGAAGTTGTGCTGACAGTTGCAGCTGCCTGGCTCCCCGACCGCGCTGCTTGCCGGCACTCCCACGGGCCTATCCTGCGGGCTCCGTAATCATAGCAATGGCGAAGAGACATCTTATTAACATGTCTCTTTCCTATCCTTTGCAACCCCCTTCTCAACCATCAGTGGTGAGATAACAGTGGACTGCTGCTTGATAAATACTGGCAATTGTTCTTCATACACATCAGCAGGAAGGGTGAATTTAGAGGATGAGCTAGGACAGTGATGTCATACGTATCCTTTCCTCCACAGGTATGACAGCTACGAGGAGTACCAGCACGAGAGGCTGAAGAGGGAGGAGTACCGGCGGGACTATGAGAAGCGGGAGTTCGAAAGggctgagcagagagagaggcaaagacAAAAAGCAATAGTGAGTCAAATGACACAAGCTCCATCTAATTTCCTCTATCATCCTTTTTTCTGTGCTTGACTTTAAGTCTTTCCTGCCGATGCTGATAAAAGACCACATGCAATCACTGCTGTGGTAAATGTACAAATTCCTGCAAACCCACCAAAACCTcccaccgacacacacacatcacttaGGATGAGACAGCCTCCAGCCCAGTGCCATGTGCCACAGTGTATCCCTACTGAAAGAATGCATACAAAGTGAGTTCCTGAATGATTCAGGCGACAGGCCCTTCCTCTTTATCTCCGGGTTGTGTATTTTTAACGTCTCTGTCGTCTGGAAACACTGTCGACTCTTATTAATCACACCACAGgggtaaaatgttaaaatagtGGAAAACAGAAACTAGGAGAGCAAGACGGGGTaaggacaaaaaaaggaaaCGGCCACTGATTCTATTGagctcttttcctttttctgtatCTATTTCAAAATTCAGCCTGATGCAGTGAATATCACATTTCTGCCATATCTCCGCTCTCCATGTCTCAGTGGGAAATTACTCAGGTTTCCAGCGGGGTAACGCTACTACCACCCGTTGATAAAGCACACATTAAATGATGCAGTAATGCAAACTTGGCTTGGCATGCATACATTTTCAGAGATGGAAAGACAAACAATTACGAGCAGTAAAGCTCAAGCTGTCAAACAAGGTTTGGGAGGCCAGAGATGTGAAAGCgtctccttctgtctgtctgtctccctcactCTGTTTTTGCCTcattctctcactcactcaaacacccacacacacacaggcagcccTCAGGGTGCCATCAAGAAAAGGCCGCCTATTTATCAGTTGTCAGCAACTAAACCCCTAATTCagcaaatactttttttgtctCAAACAGTATGTAAGCATTAAAGAGAGTGGAAAAAACGTAAAAACAGTAAGCTGtagttaatttgtttttttctctgctgctttataTAAGTCTAACAGGGCAAAGGTGAACTTTGAGTTTAGCACCAGGCAACTGATTTACATACATGTTACTACTACCCTCAAGACAGAATTAAAAATTTCAACAGGCCTCAATGGACTTGCCCCAGTAATGGcaagtaaatgaatgaatggataaataaataatactagTGATACACTATAGCCCCAGGCTTGCGCTGTATTATATGATTAGCAGATGCAATTAAATTACTCCAACGCTGTAATTGCAGCCTGGTGCAGTTTGTTCCTAAATTATTCCACTATGACCCCCTCGTCCTCTAAGGTTCAAGGAAATCCATGTTTTTTGCCCTGTGGCTCACTGCTGCTCTTAATGCTCCCTCCCCTTACAATATTAACAGACCACTCATTTAGCAACCATGCCTAGTTTGCTGTGTATTGTGAGTTTGACTCCCAAgctggaaagaaagaaacaggcTTTTCTGAAATATGGCTGAGTCACCCCACAGCGTTATTTTTAGTCTTcacaaaaagaagaagcagcCCCAAACTTAAGACATGGCATCATTTGATAAAAATCACTCTGCCTCTGGTTGATGAgttacagagagaaaaaggaattGTAGTGCCAAGGCAGACTGAGGGCTCTCTATCTGCAACTCTATCAGATAACAGGAAGCAAACTGAACCAATCACAGAGGaacacaacagacagacagacagagaagagggaCAAAAACGGGAACCTAAAGTCAGCCGCAGTATCCACAGGAGTGATCAAGAGCAATTCATTAGGACTCgatgaagaaagaaagggggAAAGGAAAAGCAGACTCCCCCTTTTAATCTCCTTCCTCCACCCTGTCTTTCCTCTTAACGAGCAGGAGGAGAGACGGGTGGTGTACGTGGGGCGACTGAGGTCCGACTGCACCCGGACAGAGTTGAAGCACCGCTTTGAAGTCTTTGGCGAAATTGAAGAATGTGCAGTGAACTTGAGGGACGATGGGTAAGGCCCCGTGactttctgtgcatgtgtgtgtgcatctgtatggTAGTCTGGTATTAGTGTAGGGGGAGAGGAAACTGCTGTTACTGTTGAACTTAAAGCAAAGGCAAGTGTTGAAGGTCTAACACAAAGACAGAGCTTTTGCAGTCTCAGAGCGTCTCCCGATCCATCTTGTTCTAGGCCTATGGCGCCCCAAAGATACACTTTTATTGATTCTCTTTTGCATTTAAATAGCGTGATCTTCATCTAAGACAAGGCCCCCTGTTCAGTTATTGTTGCCCCACAGCACCACTCTGATGTATCATTTTCTATTCCTGACCAGGGACAATTTTGGCTTCATCATGTACCGCTACACTTGTGACGCCTTTGCTGCCCTTGAGAACGGACACACCGTACGCAGGTCAAACGAGCCTCAGTTCGAGCTGTGCTTTGGCGGGCAGAAGGAGTTCTGCAAATCACATTACACAGACTTGGGTAAGTGCAGCTTTGTTGTTCCCTCCATCAGCCCCCTGCAGTCATGCAGTATATTTGTGTAGCTGGGAGGACTGTCagtgaaaagagaaataaaagggGAAAGAGGGGGGAAATCAGACAGCAAAGAAGTGAGTGATGCTTCCAGATCAAAAGAGACCCGTCTCTGTGCTGGCAACAGTTCCTATAGCCCTGAA
This sequence is a window from Siniperca chuatsi isolate FFG_IHB_CAS linkage group LG22, ASM2008510v1, whole genome shotgun sequence. Protein-coding genes within it:
- the ppargc1a gene encoding peroxisome proliferator-activated receptor gamma coactivator 1-alpha isoform X6 — its product is MTSGENCAALVGEDQPLCPDLPELDLSELDVSDLDADSFLGGLKWYSDQSEIISTQYGNEASNLFEKIDEENEANLLAVLTETLDSIPVDEDGLPSFEALADGDVTNASDRSCPSSPDGSPRTPEPEEPSLLKKLLLAPANSQLSYNQYTGGKAQNHAASSNHRIRPPPAVVKTESPWNGKARGGSSQQNRPVRRPCTELLKYLTATDDILLHTKASEAKSTWGGASSRDKSGLGLGASSSSSSPSSLSTSSFSSLSSTSSSSSTTSKKKSAVPSQQQQQQQQQPQHHQRGESRAAGECSVAGVGAGKWQRCSHDDGVEESEGASIPVGHRTSTCGHARPKLEHGPPSEEGRPPGDVGRLAAARFIRYMHSYSLPPREVSHSCEHCREAAGATQASEGFGRHGRSNSSGAGRAPHRHITVTIRKRDEKPGHPLLSQLLTSKQRPVQYGAPLLPPKITPLPSTLSKSAGKRSESPAQAVSKVEEEEVGGTTDCRNRAVSQVEEPDSGSLLSPLAFDLESWVSQPDSGLDMGFGLELGWLNHGEDVDHDDDGVDDDDDDDHVTGSPAAVLSHGPPSPLFPDTRIAEPAPPCIIQGQGHPHRQALSEHPDDQGHPLLAKPTILPLPLTPESPNDHKGSPFENKTIERTLSVEIAGTPGLTPPTTPPHKASQENPFKASLKTKLSSCSSSALACKRARLSELGPGALAPAPGASGGGPTRKGPEQTELYAQLSKASTALPYSVTQHTMGGGLEEHRSTSNNKRVAPRGYCDHDYCQASASTKKDGSTATVTMTTAAEMMVTSGATAAPMPIAGKVEDRHVECKDSAMPPSSSSSSSSYSPSSASSGPLAKQQNFASVDGEAARVQELGKQTLTQTTQIPLQEATTDGDQHPSATSRKLLCDQEIRAELNKHFGHPLQALCSQGGQEREPGSKSNKVAAPQSLEEGEDGYYSQRLPGSSYLHPGFLPFHDDLELGEGRENRFLCPWEGTPLDLLFDCPPCSPSCSPPSSCSPSRGSVSPPSSLLLSPSRPFCWTSSESRSRSRSHSGSRISSSHYRRRSLSSSPDRCPSSWSRHNTDSSTFRSRTHKSPHPQSRSPLSRRPRYDSYEEYQHERLKREEYRRDYEKREFERAEQRERQRQKAIEERRVVYVGRLRSDCTRTELKHRFEVFGEIEECAVNLRDDGDNFGFIMYRYTCDAFAALENGHTVRRSNEPQFELCFGGQKEFCKSHYTDLDSHSDDFDPASTKSKYDSMDFDSLLREAQRSLRR